Proteins from a single region of Lentimicrobium saccharophilum:
- a CDS encoding glycosyltransferase, giving the protein MDGGSGCEPGGPKTMRKKKLCLLISTLGPGGMQKAMSLLAQYFTSKEDVEVHLILYGISKKIFFKLPETISIHKPNFDFDNESRFISTIRTLLFIRKEIKLINPDVILSFGEYWNSFVLISLLGFRTPIYISDRCQPDKSLGFFHDKLRKVLYPLAKGIITQTNAARDIYAKMISHSNIAIIGNPIDNRDGNSSSVLRENVVLSVGRLIPSKHHDLLIDIFLKVNMSGWKLVIVGGDVAYSDVKSVLQEKIRNLNAEDRVILAGNSNKVDEFYRKSKIFAFTSSSEGFPNVIGEAMAAGLPVIAYDCLAGPSDMIEDGKNGFLIPMFDDNLFVEKLSELMGNEGMQAEMGVNSRLMISRYSIERVGMQYYEFLFG; this is encoded by the coding sequence ATGGATGGTGGATCTGGTTGTGAACCAGGTGGCCCAAAAACAATGAGAAAAAAGAAACTTTGTCTTCTTATTTCAACCTTAGGGCCTGGTGGGATGCAAAAGGCTATGAGTCTACTGGCTCAGTATTTCACATCCAAAGAGGATGTTGAAGTTCACCTGATTTTATATGGTATTTCAAAAAAAATATTTTTTAAACTTCCTGAAACGATCTCAATCCATAAGCCGAATTTTGATTTCGATAACGAGTCAAGATTTATAAGTACAATAAGAACTTTACTTTTTATTCGAAAAGAGATAAAACTTATCAATCCGGATGTCATATTAAGTTTTGGGGAGTATTGGAATAGTTTTGTTTTGATTTCATTACTAGGTTTTCGTACACCAATTTATATTTCTGACAGATGTCAACCTGATAAAAGCCTTGGATTTTTTCATGACAAACTCCGGAAAGTCCTGTATCCGTTGGCTAAAGGGATTATTACACAAACAAATGCGGCAAGGGACATCTACGCAAAAATGATTTCACATTCCAATATTGCCATCATAGGGAACCCGATAGATAATCGCGATGGGAATTCTTCAAGTGTTTTAAGGGAAAATGTTGTACTGAGCGTTGGTCGATTGATTCCTTCAAAACATCATGATTTGTTGATTGATATTTTTCTCAAGGTGAATATGTCCGGATGGAAACTGGTGATTGTTGGAGGGGATGTCGCATATTCAGATGTTAAATCAGTACTTCAGGAAAAGATTCGCAACTTAAATGCGGAGGATCGGGTGATTCTTGCCGGAAATTCAAATAAAGTAGATGAGTTTTACCGAAAAAGTAAAATATTTGCATTTACATCCAGTTCCGAAGGTTTCCCCAATGTAATAGGTGAAGCCATGGCTGCCGGACTTCCTGTAATAGCATATGATTGTTTGGCCGGTCCATCTGATATGATTGAAGATGGTAAAAATGGTTTCCTGATACCAATGTTTGATGATAATTTGTTCGTTGAGAAATTATCGGAATTGATGGGCAATGAAGGGATGCAAGCTGAGATGGGAGTTAATTCCAGACTTATGATTAGTCGGTATAGCATTGAAAGGGTGGGGATGCAATACTATGAGTTTTTATTTGGGTGA
- a CDS encoding sugar-transfer associated ATP-grasp domain-containing protein, whose product MTYSIYNRIIGRIEVILWYLIRKADRTLAYKYARNEAHIARKKVILQKGYKTVNRQLKRNLKRYSKDNFGSTSFWPYLALFTEIRERFISGWIPEDYYWKNLLPEWNPSPYNMVCNFKGFDHRIFENFALTPLFIVIRGNFYNSDYQMVSLDQVMLFFREYNKKVVVKEEFGRGGKEVRIFESADFGNIHIEKSKNYVIQPYIEQYQSLNDLYPDSVNTFRVNTFIERDGSISVRLVFLRYGSNGSKVDNLASGGRFIVFDTDGKPAKYACNKLGIDIGERHENTGYLFSELRFPMYGEMLEKCKVAHSRFPYVRIIGWDVCIDKAGVPVLLEWNAGRPHIDIIEGKFGPVFPEIQNQNRIRPN is encoded by the coding sequence ATGACCTATTCCATTTACAACAGAATTATAGGTCGAATAGAGGTCATTCTCTGGTATCTGATAAGGAAAGCGGATAGGACACTTGCATATAAATATGCCAGAAATGAGGCACACATTGCCAGAAAAAAGGTTATACTGCAGAAAGGTTATAAAACGGTTAACAGGCAATTGAAAAGGAATCTGAAAAGATATTCAAAGGATAATTTCGGCAGCACTTCATTCTGGCCATATCTGGCCCTTTTCACTGAGATAAGAGAAAGATTTATAAGTGGCTGGATTCCTGAAGATTATTATTGGAAAAACCTTTTACCGGAATGGAATCCATCACCATACAATATGGTCTGTAATTTCAAAGGTTTTGATCACAGGATTTTTGAGAATTTTGCCCTGACCCCTTTATTCATAGTAATTAGAGGAAATTTTTACAATTCAGATTATCAGATGGTTTCCCTCGATCAAGTCATGCTTTTTTTCAGAGAATATAATAAAAAAGTTGTTGTTAAAGAAGAGTTTGGTAGAGGAGGCAAGGAAGTGAGGATCTTTGAGTCTGCTGATTTCGGTAATATTCATATTGAAAAATCTAAAAACTATGTAATTCAGCCATATATTGAACAGTATCAAAGTCTTAACGATTTGTATCCGGATAGCGTGAATACATTCCGGGTTAACACTTTTATCGAAAGGGACGGAAGTATCAGTGTAAGGTTAGTTTTTCTAAGATATGGTTCGAATGGGTCAAAGGTTGATAACCTTGCTTCAGGCGGTAGGTTTATTGTTTTTGATACTGATGGAAAGCCGGCAAAATATGCCTGTAATAAACTAGGGATTGATATTGGTGAAAGGCATGAGAATACCGGATATCTTTTCTCAGAACTCCGTTTTCCGATGTATGGAGAAATGTTGGAAAAATGCAAAGTGGCGCACAGCAGATTTCCTTATGTCAGAATCATTGGATGGGACGTTTGCATTGATAAAGCCGGAGTCCCGGTATTATTGGAATGGAATGCCGGCCGGCCGCATATCGATATTATAGAAGGTAAATTTGGTCCGGTATTTCCTGAAATTCAAAACCAGAACAGAATAAGGCCTAATTAA
- a CDS encoding glycosyltransferase — MIIQQINTTLRTVAPGRIAEEIGEILVDTGHTSYIGYGRKLRPSASKLIKIGSGFDQSLHGITTRLFDMHGFGSRFATVRFVKKVSLINPDLIHLHNLHGYYLNIEVLFNYLKKIQKPVIWTLHDCWPFTGHCSYFDYVGCNKWKSECYSCPNRMAYPRSLVVDNSRVNFIKKKHLFSGLEKLTFVAPSAWMAGLLKQSFLSGYPVEIIHNGVDVNVFRPSRQREKLKRRYGVSGRNVILGVASIWDRRKGLSDFIKLSSMLSEDQVIILVGLKKSQIKDLPGNVIGIRRTESLNDLAELYSMADVFVNPTFVDNFPTTNIEALACGTPVITYRTGGSPEAVDDNTGLIVEKGDVKRLFESINKTLDVGKGVYEDFCRKRAVENFNKLSKNTEYIRLYESVLSN; from the coding sequence ATGATCATTCAGCAAATTAATACAACTTTGCGTACAGTAGCGCCAGGCAGAATTGCTGAGGAGATTGGCGAAATTCTGGTTGATACAGGTCACACCAGTTACATAGGATATGGCAGAAAATTAAGGCCCAGCGCATCCAAACTGATAAAAATCGGTTCAGGATTTGATCAAAGCCTTCATGGCATTACCACGCGTTTATTTGATATGCATGGTTTTGGTTCACGTTTTGCAACTGTGAGGTTTGTTAAAAAAGTTTCCCTAATTAATCCTGATCTCATTCATTTGCACAATCTTCATGGCTATTATCTTAATATTGAGGTACTGTTTAATTATCTGAAAAAGATTCAAAAACCCGTGATCTGGACATTGCACGATTGCTGGCCATTTACTGGCCATTGCAGCTATTTTGATTATGTCGGATGCAACAAATGGAAGTCAGAATGCTATTCATGCCCAAACAGAATGGCTTACCCGAGGAGTTTGGTCGTTGATAACTCAAGGGTAAATTTCATAAAGAAAAAACATCTGTTTTCCGGCCTCGAAAAGCTTACATTTGTTGCCCCTTCTGCATGGATGGCCGGATTGCTTAAGCAATCATTTTTAAGTGGCTATCCGGTTGAAATCATTCATAACGGGGTTGATGTTAATGTTTTCAGGCCTTCCAGGCAACGGGAGAAGTTAAAACGCCGATATGGTGTTTCAGGCAGGAATGTGATTTTGGGGGTTGCAAGTATCTGGGACAGAAGAAAAGGATTGAGTGATTTTATTAAATTGAGTTCCATGCTATCGGAAGATCAGGTTATTATCCTGGTAGGGCTAAAAAAATCTCAGATCAAAGATCTTCCTGGCAATGTCATTGGAATCAGAAGAACTGAAAGTTTAAATGATCTAGCTGAACTTTACTCAATGGCCGATGTGTTTGTTAATCCAACCTTTGTTGATAATTTCCCTACGACCAATATCGAAGCCCTGGCCTGTGGTACACCGGTTATAACATACAGAACTGGTGGAAGCCCGGAAGCGGTAGATGATAATACAGGGTTGATTGTTGAGAAGGGCGATGTCAAGCGTCTCTTTGAATCGATCAATAAAACCCTAGATGTTGGGAAAGGAGTATATGAGGATTTTTGCAGAAAGAGAGCTGTGGAAAATTTCAATAAATTATCCAAGAATACGGAATACATAAGACTGTATGAAAGTGTTCTCAGTAATTGA
- a CDS encoding sugar-transfer associated ATP-grasp domain-containing protein, whose product MYKRIIFNKNLPLKKRLKNLVSYFMVRRGARLTWKPVFGKFYETNPDNFKKTNSSEEKSHINLWKGFSSGINLSTYRICRNISGVSDIRYIPEEIYIADIEDTLNHDPVIDYLANKSFSNHWFSEGIFPKDYFHNVDGEYLDSDLERVEFQDIVILAKKLEYPVVIKPNRDTSGGNDVFFPANDAELIELVKGRKNFVVQERIKQYEFFNRYNPHGLNTIRVALYRSVADNEVHALHTSMRMGRGGSLDNLKAGGIITYVKPDGFMVGYALDRYGRRFDEHPDTLMKFDECVPNYDELIELSKRVAHKIFYARIISLDACCDEKGNWRFVEANVYGQHTIKFAQNFGFSFFGNFTDEVIKYCINNHWALK is encoded by the coding sequence ATGTATAAAAGAATCATTTTCAATAAAAATCTACCATTAAAAAAGAGATTGAAGAATCTGGTGTCGTATTTTATGGTCAGAAGGGGGGCCAGGTTGACCTGGAAGCCTGTATTCGGGAAATTTTATGAGACAAATCCTGATAACTTCAAGAAAACGAACAGCTCTGAGGAAAAATCTCATATTAATTTATGGAAAGGCTTTTCGTCAGGGATCAATCTCTCAACATACAGAATATGCCGGAATATTTCCGGAGTTTCTGATATTCGCTATATTCCTGAAGAAATTTATATTGCAGATATAGAAGACACCCTTAATCATGATCCTGTCATTGATTACCTGGCCAATAAAAGTTTCAGCAACCATTGGTTTTCTGAAGGTATTTTTCCAAAAGATTATTTTCACAATGTTGACGGTGAATATTTGGATTCAGACCTGGAGCGTGTTGAATTTCAGGATATTGTCATCTTGGCAAAAAAGCTGGAATATCCTGTTGTGATCAAACCTAACCGTGATACTTCCGGTGGCAATGATGTATTTTTTCCTGCTAATGATGCTGAATTGATTGAATTGGTAAAGGGTAGAAAAAATTTTGTAGTTCAGGAAAGGATAAAACAGTATGAATTTTTCAACAGATATAATCCACATGGTTTAAATACAATCAGGGTGGCACTTTATCGTTCGGTTGCTGATAATGAAGTTCATGCATTGCATACTTCGATGAGAATGGGCAGAGGCGGTTCCCTCGATAACCTTAAGGCCGGAGGGATCATTACATATGTAAAACCTGACGGATTTATGGTTGGCTATGCATTGGATCGTTATGGTCGCCGGTTTGATGAACACCCGGATACATTGATGAAGTTTGATGAGTGTGTGCCAAACTATGATGAACTGATTGAACTTTCGAAAAGGGTTGCCCATAAGATATTTTATGCACGAATTATTAGTTTGGATGCATGTTGTGATGAGAAGGGAAATTGGCGTTTTGTGGAAGCGAATGTTTATGGTCAGCACACTATAAAATTCGCTCAGAATTTCGGATTTTCATTTTTCGGAAATTTTACTGATGAAGTGATCAAGTATTGTATCAATAATCATTGGGCTTTAAAATAG
- a CDS encoding polysaccharide (de)acetylase codes for MLSNLPGWRTNRHILVFESDDWGSIRMPSKETFNSLVNKGLPLSLGDSGPYNLYDTVANPEDLSGLFEVLSNVKDHYGNPCAFTAISVAANPDFERIKNGDFENYYYEPFTVTLRRYYGNNDSFELWKEGIRNKLFVPQFHGREHLNVSEWMRALKRGDRETHLAFEHGMWGFPNKPYNGSSVSYQAAFDFYDPEDLAVHDKIIADGLNLFESIFGYRAVFFVPPNGYLHDSLYKAASENGIRYLFASRFHSTPAGYGKINKSIHFIGQRNKLGQRFIIRNCFFEPCMKGKDWVNSCLNDIDMAFRWNKPAIISSHRVNYIGALDPGNRENGLSQLKQLLKEVVSRWPDVEFMTSAELGDLIQKSN; via the coding sequence ATGCTATCTAATCTTCCCGGCTGGCGTACCAATAGGCATATTCTAGTCTTTGAATCCGACGATTGGGGGAGCATACGAATGCCTTCAAAGGAAACTTTTAACTCATTGGTTAACAAAGGTCTTCCGCTGTCTTTAGGCGATTCAGGGCCCTATAACCTATACGACACGGTAGCAAATCCGGAGGATCTTAGTGGCCTTTTTGAAGTATTGTCAAATGTAAAGGATCATTATGGGAATCCTTGTGCATTCACAGCCATTAGTGTCGCAGCCAATCCCGATTTTGAAAGAATAAAAAATGGTGATTTTGAAAATTACTACTACGAACCTTTTACTGTTACACTGAGAAGATATTATGGGAATAATGATTCATTTGAATTGTGGAAAGAAGGGATCAGAAATAAATTATTTGTCCCGCAATTCCATGGCAGGGAACATTTAAATGTTTCAGAATGGATGCGCGCCCTGAAACGGGGAGATCGGGAAACCCATCTCGCATTTGAGCATGGCATGTGGGGATTTCCTAATAAACCATACAATGGCTCGTCTGTTTCATATCAGGCGGCATTTGATTTTTATGATCCCGAAGATCTTGCTGTTCATGATAAGATAATAGCAGATGGTTTGAATTTATTTGAATCGATATTTGGATACAGGGCTGTATTTTTTGTGCCCCCCAACGGTTACTTGCATGATTCATTGTATAAAGCTGCTTCTGAAAATGGTATCAGGTATCTTTTTGCATCCAGGTTTCACTCCACACCCGCAGGTTATGGTAAAATTAATAAGAGTATTCATTTTATCGGCCAGAGGAACAAATTAGGTCAGCGGTTCATTATCAGAAATTGCTTTTTTGAGCCATGCATGAAAGGCAAGGACTGGGTAAATTCATGCCTGAATGATATTGATATGGCTTTCCGGTGGAACAAACCTGCAATTATAAGTTCACACAGGGTAAATTATATAGGCGCGCTGGATCCCGGTAACAGGGAAAATGGCCTTTCTCAATTGAAACAACTTCTGAAGGAAGTTGTTTCGCGCTGGCCTGATGTTGAATTTATGACTTCAGCTGAATTGGGTGACTTAATACAAAAAAGCAATTGA
- a CDS encoding polysaccharide biosynthesis protein: MFKDKTLLITGGTGSFGNAVLNRFLTTDIREIRIFSRDEKKQDDMRHMLNNPKVKFYIGDVRDRHSVDIAVLGADYIFHAAALKQVPSCEFFPMEAVKTNVIGAGNVLDSAVENGVQKIILLSTDKAVYPINAMGLSKAMMEKVMVAKARSLPEKSKTVICGTRYGNVMASRGSVIPLFIDQIKAGRDLTVTDPSMTRFMMTLDDAVDLVLFAYMNGKNGDIFIQKSPASTIHDLAQALIELYNSKSKIKIIGTRHGEKLYETLVNREEMAKASDMGNYFRVKSDNRDLNYESYFSEGQEKLSSLEDYHSHNTERLDVEGTKRLLLKLEMVRNDLGI, translated from the coding sequence ATGTTTAAGGATAAAACTTTGTTAATTACCGGAGGGACCGGCTCTTTCGGGAATGCAGTACTTAACCGGTTTCTTACAACGGATATCAGAGAAATCAGGATATTCAGCCGTGATGAAAAAAAGCAGGATGATATGCGGCATATGCTGAATAATCCGAAAGTGAAATTCTATATCGGAGACGTTCGGGACAGGCATAGTGTTGACATCGCTGTATTAGGAGCAGATTATATTTTTCATGCCGCGGCGTTGAAACAGGTCCCGTCCTGCGAATTTTTTCCGATGGAAGCTGTGAAAACCAATGTTATCGGAGCAGGTAATGTTTTGGATTCTGCAGTGGAAAACGGGGTTCAGAAAATTATTCTTTTGAGTACAGATAAGGCTGTTTATCCTATTAATGCTATGGGACTAAGCAAGGCTATGATGGAAAAGGTGATGGTTGCCAAAGCAAGAAGTTTACCCGAGAAATCCAAGACGGTAATATGTGGAACCAGATATGGCAACGTCATGGCCTCCCGCGGGTCTGTGATACCACTTTTTATTGACCAGATTAAAGCAGGAAGGGATCTGACCGTTACGGATCCCAGTATGACCAGATTTATGATGACGCTTGATGATGCGGTTGATCTGGTTTTATTTGCATATATGAATGGAAAGAATGGCGATATTTTTATACAGAAATCTCCGGCATCAACCATTCATGATCTTGCACAGGCATTAATTGAGTTGTATAACTCAAAAAGCAAGATCAAGATTATAGGCACAAGGCATGGAGAAAAGCTTTATGAGACCCTTGTTAACAGGGAAGAAATGGCAAAAGCTTCGGATATGGGGAATTATTTCAGGGTGAAGTCTGATAACCGCGACCTGAACTATGAAAGCTATTTCTCCGAAGGGCAGGAGAAGCTGTCCTCCCTGGAGGATTATCATTCACACAATACTGAACGGCTTGATGTTGAAGGGACAAAACGACTGCTGCTTAAGCTGGAAATGGTCAGAAATGACCTTGGCATCTGA
- a CDS encoding glycosyltransferase, giving the protein MARIKILFIIPSLEEGGAERVLVNLLGKLDYNRYEVDLCVVENRGIFFNQIPEQVKLITVFDSSLVCKILVNFHIRFNINRLYKWIVNRRIPGNYHVGISFLDSSFTDILFFLDNKISKRIAWVHSSYQTYHNFGKFYQGAYKDRIIQNRYSKLDHIVFVSNDSRQEFEGIFTCKTLKSVIYNVLDTEKICKLSDYPIDEKFDDSIINIIALGVLLPVKGYDLLINAALLLKNDDLKFKIRILGNGYLEHELLSQIESLDLEDFVELKGFHINPYPFLKQSDIFVMTSLSEGLPTALGEAMILGLPVVVTDCSGCRELVAEGQYGMMTNKTAEGIYHGLRTMINNSELREFYKQKSRERAEVFDDDAIMEKIYSVMDY; this is encoded by the coding sequence ATGGCCAGAATTAAAATATTGTTTATTATACCATCTCTTGAAGAAGGAGGTGCTGAACGCGTGTTGGTAAATCTGCTTGGAAAATTAGATTACAACCGCTATGAGGTTGATCTTTGCGTTGTTGAAAACAGAGGCATTTTCTTTAATCAGATTCCTGAACAGGTAAAGTTGATTACAGTCTTCGATAGCTCATTGGTCTGTAAGATTTTAGTAAACTTCCACATAAGGTTCAATATAAACCGGCTGTATAAATGGATAGTGAATCGCAGAATTCCAGGGAATTATCATGTCGGAATATCATTTTTGGATAGCTCCTTCACAGATATACTCTTTTTTCTCGATAATAAGATTTCAAAGAGGATAGCCTGGGTGCATTCCAGTTATCAGACCTATCATAATTTTGGGAAGTTCTATCAGGGAGCCTATAAGGATCGAATAATACAAAACCGGTACAGCAAACTGGATCATATTGTTTTTGTCTCTAATGACTCAAGGCAGGAATTTGAAGGTATATTTACATGTAAGACATTGAAATCTGTTATTTACAACGTGCTGGATACTGAAAAAATCTGTAAATTGTCAGATTATCCTATAGACGAGAAATTTGATGACAGCATTATCAACATTATTGCCCTGGGGGTGTTGCTGCCGGTTAAGGGTTATGATCTGCTGATTAATGCTGCATTGCTTTTGAAGAACGATGATTTAAAATTTAAAATTCGGATACTGGGAAATGGTTACCTTGAACATGAATTATTGTCACAGATAGAGAGTCTTGATCTGGAAGATTTTGTTGAACTTAAGGGATTTCATATAAATCCGTATCCGTTTCTAAAGCAATCTGACATTTTTGTTATGACATCTCTTTCTGAAGGACTTCCGACTGCCCTGGGAGAAGCCATGATTCTTGGGCTTCCTGTCGTTGTTACAGATTGCAGCGGATGCAGGGAACTTGTCGCTGAGGGTCAATATGGTATGATGACAAATAAAACAGCAGAAGGAATATATCATGGCTTGAGAACCATGATTAATAATTCAGAATTAAGAGAGTTTTATAAACAAAAGTCCCGTGAAAGGGCGGAAGTATTTGATGATGATGCTATTATGGAAAAAATATATTCTGTCATGGATTATTAA
- a CDS encoding ATP-grasp domain-containing protein produces MKIAIHHSEVSFSSYWIEYCKENAIDYKVVDCYRSDIIQQLADCDALMWHHHHMFAKDILFAKQLLYSLEMAGKIVFPDFRTGWHFDDKVGQKYLLESINAPLVPSYVFYSKTAALNWVRKTIFPKVFKLRGGSSGANVRLAANYDEAVRLINRAFGRGFSNYNSYGILKDRINHYRKGKESFFGVIKGVGHLFIRTPYSRVAGRERGYAYFQDFIPGNTHDIRITYVADRIFALRRRVRKGDFRASGGGMQEHDMSRIPIEAVKIGFSVAEQLKLQTAAFDFVISETGPLIVEVSYGFGYDPQQFDFGYWDRQLKWHEGKFNPYGWMVDLVVNQVAQKQ; encoded by the coding sequence ATGAAAATTGCAATTCATCATTCAGAAGTGTCATTCAGTTCTTATTGGATCGAATACTGCAAGGAGAATGCAATTGATTACAAGGTGGTTGATTGTTACCGGTCTGATATTATCCAGCAACTTGCTGACTGTGATGCACTGATGTGGCATCATCATCACATGTTTGCCAAGGATATCCTATTCGCAAAACAATTGCTTTACTCACTTGAAATGGCCGGTAAAATTGTATTTCCTGATTTTCGTACCGGTTGGCATTTCGATGATAAAGTCGGGCAGAAATATCTTTTGGAGTCAATCAACGCACCATTGGTTCCTTCATATGTGTTTTACTCGAAAACCGCTGCTTTGAATTGGGTACGTAAAACTATATTCCCCAAAGTTTTTAAACTCAGGGGCGGATCATCTGGCGCTAATGTAAGATTGGCTGCAAATTATGATGAAGCGGTTAGATTAATTAACAGAGCTTTTGGCCGGGGTTTTAGTAATTATAATAGTTATGGCATTTTAAAAGACAGGATCAATCACTATCGCAAAGGAAAAGAATCGTTTTTTGGAGTGATAAAAGGAGTCGGACATCTTTTTATTAGAACCCCGTATTCCCGTGTTGCCGGAAGAGAGAGAGGTTATGCCTATTTTCAGGATTTTATTCCGGGTAATACGCATGATATCAGAATAACATATGTTGCTGACAGGATATTTGCGCTCAGGCGTCGGGTCAGGAAAGGTGACTTCAGGGCGTCGGGTGGGGGTATGCAGGAGCATGATATGTCCAGGATTCCGATAGAGGCGGTTAAAATTGGTTTTAGTGTTGCTGAACAACTTAAACTCCAGACAGCGGCATTTGATTTTGTTATATCGGAAACCGGTCCATTAATTGTTGAAGTCAGTTATGGATTTGGCTATGACCCCCAGCAATTCGATTTTGGATATTGGGATCGTCAACTGAAATGGCATGAAGGTAAGTTTAATCCTTATGGATGGATGGTGGATCTGGTTGTGAACCAGGTGGCCCAAAAACAATGA
- a CDS encoding glycosyltransferase, giving the protein MKVLQINTTLSASAPGRIAEEIGQVLISKGHSSYFGYGRKVRESVSETIRIGSFIDQTVHGIKTRLLDRHGFGSRQATMRFISQVERISPDIIHLHNIHGYFLNIKVLFDFLRCSGKPVVWTLHDCWPFTGHCSHFDLVGCNKWKDQCFECPNKDSYPRSIWLDNSRQNYNEKKKLFSGLDNLVLVTPSVWLSDILKESFLAGYNVSVINNGIDLKTFQINNGLMHTQGFGVEEDDILILGVANIWGKHKGLDDFLQLSKTLEAKEKILLIGLSKKQRRHLPSNIIGLSRTENQKELAMLYSRANVFVNPTYVDNFPTTNLEALACGTPVVTYKTGGSPEALDEHTGRIVEKGSITELKAALRSVIEAGKDSFSSQCRKRAELLYNKYDRFGDYINLYKQIIEKK; this is encoded by the coding sequence ATGAAAGTATTACAGATAAATACAACTTTGAGTGCTTCAGCACCGGGAAGGATAGCGGAGGAGATCGGGCAGGTGCTGATTTCCAAAGGACATAGCAGCTACTTCGGGTATGGCCGGAAAGTAAGGGAAAGCGTATCAGAAACAATCAGGATAGGTAGTTTTATTGATCAGACCGTGCACGGAATAAAAACCCGTCTGTTAGACCGTCATGGATTTGGGAGTCGTCAGGCAACCATGCGGTTCATCAGCCAGGTTGAAAGGATTAGTCCGGATATTATTCACCTTCATAATATTCATGGGTACTTCCTGAATATAAAGGTGTTATTTGATTTTTTGAGATGTTCCGGAAAGCCTGTTGTCTGGACATTACATGATTGCTGGCCGTTTACAGGACATTGCAGCCATTTTGATCTTGTTGGTTGTAATAAATGGAAAGATCAGTGCTTTGAGTGTCCAAATAAAGATTCTTACCCGCGAAGTATTTGGTTAGATAATTCGAGGCAAAATTATAATGAAAAGAAGAAATTGTTTTCCGGGCTTGATAACCTTGTATTGGTAACTCCTTCAGTATGGTTGTCAGATATACTGAAAGAATCCTTCCTGGCCGGATATAATGTTTCTGTTATTAATAATGGAATTGATCTGAAGACATTTCAAATCAATAATGGCCTGATGCATACTCAGGGCTTTGGCGTTGAAGAGGATGACATTTTGATTTTAGGTGTAGCAAATATCTGGGGTAAGCATAAAGGACTGGACGATTTCCTTCAATTAAGTAAAACGCTTGAAGCAAAGGAAAAAATCCTGCTGATAGGATTGAGTAAAAAACAGCGAAGGCATCTGCCATCAAATATTATTGGTTTATCAAGGACGGAAAATCAGAAGGAACTGGCTATGCTTTATTCAAGGGCCAATGTTTTCGTTAATCCAACATATGTGGATAATTTTCCGACAACAAATCTGGAGGCATTGGCTTGTGGTACCCCGGTTGTTACCTATAAAACAGGTGGAAGCCCTGAAGCATTGGATGAACATACCGGGCGAATAGTTGAAAAAGGGAGTATTACAGAATTAAAAGCGGCTTTGAGGTCGGTTATAGAAGCAGGGAAAGATTCATTCTCATCCCAGTGCCGGAAAAGAGCTGAATTATTATATAACAAGTATGACCGGTTCGGTGACTATATTAACTTGTACAAACAAATCATTGAAAAAAAATAG
- a CDS encoding serine O-acetyltransferase translates to MYFLRKASKARVKSITWIFYKILLRRYSYKFGYQIPFNAIIGEGFYIGHQGNVIINEKAVIGKNCNIAPGVTIGQTVRGEKCGVPVIGDFVWMGTNSIIVGGIRIGNDVLIAPGAFVNFDVPDHSIVIGNPGKIISRPDATSGYIDFIRPE, encoded by the coding sequence ATGTATTTTTTAAGAAAAGCTTCGAAAGCAAGGGTAAAGTCTATCACCTGGATTTTTTACAAGATTCTTTTGAGAAGGTATTCCTATAAATTTGGCTATCAGATTCCTTTTAATGCCATTATTGGTGAAGGTTTTTACATTGGTCATCAGGGTAATGTTATCATCAATGAAAAGGCTGTGATCGGCAAGAATTGCAATATTGCACCAGGGGTGACCATAGGCCAAACAGTTAGAGGAGAAAAATGCGGGGTACCGGTTATAGGAGATTTTGTTTGGATGGGAACCAATTCAATTATTGTCGGTGGTATCAGGATAGGCAATGATGTACTAATTGCACCCGGTGCTTTTGTGAATTTTGATGTACCTGACCATTCAATTGTTATAGGCAATCCGGGCAAAATAATCAGCAGGCCTGATGCAACGTCCGGTTACATTGATTTTATAAGGCCTGAATAG